tatatggtcTTGGTTATCTAGAAGCAAAAAGAAAATATGCAACataaattaatggacaaatgttaAGCCTTTGTGTGTATACATCCATACAAATACAAACATGCATAcacatatatacgtgtgtgtgtgtgtgtgtgtgtgtgtgagtgaaattgACTGTGTTGATGTGTGTACACAGGACTGGGCTCCTCCAGCTCCTCACACTGGGAGCTCATGGGCAACGCCATGATCATGCCTGAACACATACGGCTGACACCAGACCTGCAGACAAGACAAGGAGCTGTATGGAGTCGTAATGTGAGTTTAAATGATGAGAAATCCTGAAACACATCTATTAGACAAAGCAATTAAATAGCAACCTGTTAGAAAAAGAGGATCTTGAGATAATGTGTAATAGACAGGcttgtacatatatgtgtgtgtgtgtgtgtgtgtgtgtgtgtgtgtgtagccctGTTACATCAGGGACTGGGAGCTGCAAGTACAATTTAAGATCCATGGTGAGGGCAAGAAGAACCTGAATGGAGACGGCCTTGCAATATGGCTCACCAAAGAGCGAATGCAAAATGGTATGAGATCATCAATATTACAAATCTTCAAAATACTGATTTTCTGTGATATGACTATGATGGGGTTTTTTTTGGTCTTTGTGTTTTCCTCAAGGTCAAGTGTTTGGAAACACAAACTTTTTTACAGGTCTGGGTGTTTTTGTAGACACTTATCCCAATGATGACAAGCAGCATGAGGTATATTGTCACTAAATATTAGATAAACAAGATTTCAATAAATGTCATGTCCTCATCATCATATGTCATGTCAGCTTTAACAACTTCAACCTgtgaaaaaataatgataatcgAATCGGTTtaatttctgtctctctttcagaGAACGTTTCCTTTCATCTCTGCAATGGTGGGAAATGGAAGTCTTGCATATGATCACGACCATGACGGACGGTTTACTGATCTCGGTGGCTGCACTGCTCACGTTCGCAATGTTGAATATGACACATTCCTCTTGATCAGATATACGCAGAACAGACTCACAGTAAGAAACATCTTTACATTCTGTTTTGTTTGGGGGGTTTTTAGCCAAAGACATGACCTGCTGCACCAATTTAGTATTTCAAACTGCGATGCAGATAGTCAAGACGAGGGAGAGGTTAAATTTAGTATTGTTAGACCGATGTTGGAGAGCAGCCTTCAGTTCTGTATGCACCTTCGTTTGCTGATCTTTCTTTCAGGTGATGATGGATATCGAGGGGAAGCAAGAGTGGAAGGACTGTCTGGATATACCTGGAGTGAGGCTGCCACAAGGTTACTATTTCGGCGTCTCGTCGGCTACTGGAGATTTATCAGGTTTGGACCAGTGAAGCTTTTCATTCAATCAAATTTAAATCAGGCAGATATTCAGATCCTATGAAAACTGCATTGTATTTTATAGTCAATTTTGAGAGCAATATAATGTctgcattcacaaaaaaaaatgtctggaGAGGGTATTTGCTCTTAGGtgttttaaaattgaaataaaagacaatgctaaataatacatttttgtattatttttatttatttattgcatgttttgtttttagataaCCATGACCTGATCTCCTTCAAGCTGTATGAGCTTACAGTGGAACGCAGTCCTGAAGAGGACCAGCAGGAGATCACGTTGCCTAGTGTAGACTACCGAGTGGACTCTAACGGTAACACTAACGATAAGATTATACATTCATTACATTTCAGTATAAGCTGTTTTACAGAGAA
Above is a window of Carassius carassius chromosome 4, fCarCar2.1, whole genome shotgun sequence DNA encoding:
- the LOC132139750 gene encoding VIP36-like protein — protein: MATVVIKLNGTLYITVKSLAYSPANKSKVSALLVLILTFLSSSSGENTYDDITYEFLKREYSLSKPYQGLGSSSSSHWELMGNAMIMPEHIRLTPDLQTRQGAVWSRNPCYIRDWELQVQFKIHGEGKKNLNGDGLAIWLTKERMQNGQVFGNTNFFTGLGVFVDTYPNDDKQHERTFPFISAMVGNGSLAYDHDHDGRFTDLGGCTAHVRNVEYDTFLLIRYTQNRLTVMMDIEGKQEWKDCLDIPGVRLPQGYYFGVSSATGDLSDNHDLISFKLYELTVERSPEEDQQEITLPSVDYRVDSNVHVEDEGRSIITTLFLFIVSVVVLVVVVVVIIFLYSHYKENRRKRFY